AATTTTCTACAGCTTTGCCTCCAGTAATGTAAATTGTTACTGTAATAAAACTTCATTAAAAGCTTAGTATCATTAAACGATAAACAAAATTGCTAGTCATTAACAATACCCAATGTATTTCCAATCAGTAACTTTTACAAACAGATTTCTAGCATTTACATCTAAACTGAATGAAGGAAGACCAAACTTAATCTTCCAGTGCAGGCAATTTCAGCTGTGTAACTTCCTGCATTTCTTGTTCAGCAATACTAATCTGGAGGAAGGAACAATTTTCTCTGGGAATTTTCAACAAGCTTCAGCTCCAAATGTTCCTTTCTCAGTTTGAGGAAATTCGAAGGGTGCTCTTTGAGGGCTATGCTCTTTTCAGTCATGACAGACATAAATACATCGCTGGTTCTCCCTCTAAATTACAAGCAATGAAGCAACTACGTATATTGATTGGTGTGGCACCTCTGTCATCGATGCATAATCTCCTAATCACTAATTTATCTATATCCTTGGAgaggaaattttgaaattttggttcaattattTGTCTTCTCCTACTGATTTGTTTGGTCTTACCCAATTTCAAATCCCCCTTCTCACGCCCCATAACTTAAGAGTTTCTCCTGCAATAGCATAGCCTCATTTACTCGGTCCAAATGATGTACATAGAGCATCAAATTTGTGGTAAAGAGACCCAGATATGCAGTTGATCTACCACAAATAAGTTAGTTTTGAATAAATACAGAGCTAGGAATCAtgtatttgtcaaattcttcACCAGAAAAGGGACAAACCCAAGGATCACAAAGTAAGTATCAACCACAGGTATCGAATGAACCTCGTCCCAGAGAATAAACCCAAAggataattataaaatgatcTTTGAGGAAGTTTAGCTATGAACCCCATTAAAAGTGTTTATCTGTCAACCATTTGCCTTGTAGGATCATAATTTATCCTGAAAATTCCCCTTTAATGAAGTCACATCCAGCTGAAACCAGGTTCTTTCTTGACTCCTCTGTTGGACATTAGCCTCCTTATGCTAGCAGCATCATCCCAATAACCATCTCTCCCCAGCGCATTCGACAACATGATGTAAGTTGCTGGATCATATGGATATAGTTCCAAAAGCTTTTTCGCAGTACGAATGGCAATATCTTTATTTCCATGGATTAGGCAAGCACTCAACAAAGCTTTGTAAATTGAAATCCCTGGTTCTATCGGGATGCTTTCAATGAAAGCTTCAGCTTCATAAAGCTTTCCTGCTCGACCGAAAAGGTCAACCAAGGTAGCATAATGCTCCAGCTTTGGAGGTTCGACCAATTCACTATTTCTCATCAACTTGAAATATTCAAGTCCCTTGTCCAGCAAGCCAACATGACTACAAGCAGTGAGAACAGCAAGGAATGAGGTATTATCTGGTTTGATACACgttcttctcattttctcaaataagtCTATAGCCTCTTCACCACATCCATGGTAAGCACATCCTGAAAGCAATGAATTCCAGGATATTAAGTCGTGTTCATTCATCATCGAGAAGACCATTTTTGAATCCCTGATAGCACCAGATCTAGCATACATAGACACAAGACCATTTTGGACAGATAAATTTAGAGTATATCCAGTTTTATAAACTAGACCATGAATTTGCTTTCCTTCTTCTAGAGCTGAAGTCATACCTATAGCCTTAAAAATGCTTGTAAATGTGAAGAAGTCCACATCAAATTTTTCCCTCCTCATTTGAATGAAACATTCCAAAGCTTCCTCACCAATTCCCAAGTTCGTAAAACCAGCTATGACTGCATTCCACGAAATCTGGTCTGACATTCTAATGTTTGAGCAAACCTTCCTATAGTCTTCCAAGCTACCGCAACATTCTGAATATGCAGTAACAAGTGTAACAGCTATATAGTTATTACTCTCGTACCCTTCCGTTATTATGCGACAATGGATTTGCTTACATTTATCAAAATGACGAGGACATGAAAATGAACTTAGCAAGCTATTATAAGTCATACCATTTGGTTTAAGATTCAAATGCAGCATTTCTCTCATCAAAATCATTGCCTCATGAGGCAACTGATTCCGAGCATAACCAGAGATCATCGAAGTCCAAGTAAACACATTCTTGTTCAGCATTATATCGAACACTCTCCTCGAATCCTGAAGGTTGCAACACTTAGAGTACATATCAATTAATCCTGTACCCACAACAACATTAGACGAAAACCTTAGTTTCAAACTCATAGCATGAAGTTGACTTCCAAGATCTCCCTTTTGTAACTGAGAACAGCCCACAAGACCACCAGATAAACTGAAGGGGTGGGTTCAATCCCTTTCTTTAGCATCtctaaaaacaaagaaactgCCATCAAAGGGTAGCCAGCTTGCAAATAACCAGTAACCAAAGAATTCCAAGTGACCACACTTGGACAActcatttcatcaaacacctTGTGGGCATCCGAGATAGACCAACATTTACCATACATATCAACAAGAGCAGTAAAAATATAAGGATTGAGAGAGAAACCCAGCTTGATAATGGTTGAATGGACTTGAATTCC
This DNA window, taken from Cucumis sativus cultivar 9930 chromosome 6, Cucumber_9930_V3, whole genome shotgun sequence, encodes the following:
- the LOC116404611 gene encoding pentatricopeptide repeat-containing protein At3g24000, mitochondrial-like isoform X1, with the protein product MSLKLRFSSNVVVGTGLIDMYSKCCNLQDSRRVFDIMLNKNVFTWTSMISGYARNQLPHEAMILMREMLHLNLKPNECCGSLEDYRKVCSNIRMSDQISWNAVIAGFTNLGIGEEALECFIQMRREKFDVDFFTFTSIFKAIGMTSALEEGKQIHGLVYKTGYTLNLSVQNGLVSMYARSGAIRDSKMVFSMMNEHDLISWNSLLSGCAYHGCGEEAIDLFEKMRRTCIKPDNTSFLAVLTACSHVGLLDKGLEYFKLMRNSELVEPPKLEHYATLVDLFGRAGKLYEAEAFIESIPIEPGISIYKALLSACLIHGNKDIAIRTAKKLLELYPYDPATYIMLSNALGRDGYWDDAASIRRLMSNRGVKKEPGFSWM
- the LOC116404611 gene encoding pentatricopeptide repeat-containing protein At3g24000, mitochondrial-like isoform X2 — its product is MSLKLRFSSNVVVGTGLIDMYSKCCNLQDSRRVFDIMLNKNVFTWTSMISGYARNQLPHEAMILMREMLHLNLKPNGMTYNSLLSSFSCPRHFDKCKQIHCRIITEGYESNNYIAVTLVTAYSECCGSLEDYRKVCSNIRMSDQISWNAVIAGFTNLGIGEEALECFIQMRREKFDVDFFTFTSIFKAIGCAYHGCGEEAIDLFEKMRRTCIKPDNTSFLAVLTACSHVGLLDKGLEYFKLMRNSELVEPPKLEHYATLVDLFGRAGKLYEAEAFIESIPIEPGISIYKALLSACLIHGNKDIAIRTAKKLLELYPYDPATYIMLSNALGRDGYWDDAASIRRLMSNRGVKKEPGFSWM